The genomic window ATCATCACATTGAATTAAAATAACAGGCGAATTAACATTTGAAAGCGCATTCACAGTAAGCGTCATACTTTCTGAATATAAGCCACAGCTATTTCCGCTTCTATCTAATTTTACACGGTATTGATTGCTGTTAAAGGTTAATGGTGTATCTGAAATACTTAGAGTTGCCGTTTGTGAGTTGCTGTAGTTAGTATCATCAATAATGGTGTTCCAAGTGGAGCCATCTGTACTTACTTCCCATTGAAATGTTTCTGCTTCATCTGAAATTATCGTAATGGAAGCATCGTAAGATTCGCAAATAGCTACATCTGCAGGTTGTGTTGTTATGGATATTGGAGCATTGGTTAAATAACTGAAATCGGGAATTGTGTAACCGTCTGAAGTGTTATTAACTAATCCGTTTGTGTCTACAGTAATAGTTGCAGTGTCTCCAAGGTAGTTATCCATATTTGCATCTGAAAAGCCGGCTTCAATAACATCGAAACATGTATCTCCGTCGGAATCTAAATCAATATAGCTAAATACAGTGTCGTTGTCAAAATCACTTAGAGTATATCCTATTTGGTTACTGTCTGCTGAGGTTTCTGCACGATCTATCCATCCGTTTGTACCAAAGCTAGGTCCATCATCAATCCCATCCAAATCGTTATCGATAACATTAGTACCTAATACACCTGTTTCAATTAAATCATAAATACCATCATTATCACTATCTAAATCATAAACATCAAGTACGCCATCGTTGTCAGTGTCTATTAGTGTTGCCGTAATATCATAAATATCATCTAATCCGTTAGAATCTGCATCTATATTTGATAGCGTAACAAATTTGCCTTGATTTTCTATAAAATCAGGAATACCGTCATTATCGCTGTCTAAATCTAAACTATCGTCAATACCATCTAGGTCATTATCTTTTCCAACACAAGTTGCAGCAATTTGAAACGTAGCTTGATTGCTATTTGTGTCTGAAATATTTTTATGAATATAAGTTATTTGGTTTACGCTATGAGCCGAAAAAGTGAAAGTTGCAGCTCCAAAAGCTAATGATGTTTTTGATTTAAATCTAATTTCGAAAGCCGAAATTTGGGTTATTCCCGTTTCGTAAATACCGTCAAAATCGCTATCAATTAGAAGTTGATCATCAGGATCTAGAAGGGTAATAGTTCTTGTGCTGGGCACTCGAATAACAAATTCCTGATTAGTATTGAGTGTACCACTACCAGTAAAAGTGTTGTCAGGATAGTTTACCAATAAATTAAGTGGTTTGTTAAAGCTTAATTGGTAGGTTGTGTTACTTTCTGGGTCACCGGTTTTAATAGATACCTCACTGGTAAATACGCCATCACTATTTCCTGAAATTGGTGTCGTAGCTGTATTATTGGTAACAGTTGTATTTCCAGAGAAAGTATATGCGCCTATAGGAATGCTACCACTATTTATATTTGATAAATTAATAATTTGATTACCATAAGATTCCGTACAGTTTAAAATACCATCGTTATCGTTGTCAATATCTATATTGTCTGGTATACCGTCGGTATCTCCATCATCAGGACAAATACTTACAGGTACATCGAGAGATTCGAGTTTTAAACCCGAACAAAGTAATTCTCCAACAAGTTTGTAGGTTCCAGAAACGGTTGGTATAATTTGAAATGTTGTAATTCCTGTTGTAACAAAGCCACTACCCGAGCCATCGTCAAAAAACCATTCGACACTATCAAAGTTGTCCATGTTAGCAACTTCTAAAGTTACATTTGGAATACAATTTCCTAGGCTTTCAAAAACAGCATTGAAATTAATTTCTGGAGGTGTTGGAAAACCTGAATAAAAACTACCAGAGGTTGCCGCTCCGTTAAAATTGAAATAAGCACAGTATAATTCGTCTGTACTTTGTACAGAAATGTTTCCAGTTAGTCCTACTACTTTATAAGTGACGTAATCTGGTTTTCCTGTAACTGCAATTGGTCCTGTTGTGAAAAAATTACTTAAAGCTGTGTTATTTACCGTAACCGTTGCTCCGGCCTTAGTAACAATAGAAATACCTCCTTCAAAATCTGTACTTCCTATAGATTCAATATTCGCGATATTATTTAAATTCCCGCGTGTTTCACAGCTTAATGGTGGTACAAAATACATACCTTGGTTAGCTTCGCTTGGTGTTGCTCCAATACCTTGATAAGCAAAAACGGATTGAGATGTTTCTACGTACATATTGCCGTTAATATATTGATCGCCTTCAATTAAATAATACTCGCCGGCATTTATAGTGGCAATTGCAGCATTTCCGTTTATACTAACTGAAGTATTATCGTAATGTGCTACAATAAGAATGTTTTCCCAACCATCATAACCATCACCTTTCACAAAAATATATTCTGTGCCTACCTTATCTAGGCCCACAATTTGATCGATACCATAATCTCTACCATTACCGTTATGAAAACTACCATTTGCAGATCCGCAGTTTACAACAATGGGTTTATCGGAGTTAACTAAAGTCCCAATTAATCCATCAGTGTTTATAGTGCTTTCATTGCTGTTAGTTGCAATAGTATAGCTTTCTCCTTTGTTTAGATTAACCGTTATTGGGGTTGTTCCTGAATAATTTTCTATAATTAAACCCGCTGGTAAATCACTAAATACAACTTCTGTATTATTTTCGGTAGCCATTACAGAAGCAAAATTGAGATAATTGTCTTGGGGGTTTTCGTTGGTGTAAGTTCCAATTCTAAAAGTTTCTCCACGGGCGGCTAAACCTTTACTAACTAGTGCTCCAGCTTGTGCTCCAGTGGTTGCAGCATTCATTCTAACCGAGGCATAAATACTATTTTGGGCCTCTATAATATAGCCTCTATTATTGGTAACGGTGCTTGTTTGTGCAGGTGGCATGAATAACTGACTATCACCATTGCCTATAAAAATAACTACAGGAGATGAATTTGAAACTACCCCAGATATATACGTTGATGTGGGTTGTCCAACTGGAATAATAGTGTAAGCGACATCGGTTACAGAAGGTGTAGATAAATATATATACTGATCTTGAGGTAAAGCATTATCAGAATCGGCGTAGGTTAAAGGTGGTATAAAATGCGTTTTACTTAGTTGGGCAAAACTTGCTAGACAGAAAAGAAATATAACTAAGAAAGATATTTTTTTTAAAAATGTCAATTTATTCATCTACAGTTACGGAAGTTAATGTTAATCTTTATTTTGAGAGTTTGGAAAGGTTAAATATAACCTTAAATATAATTAGACTGAAAAAGTATTGTTTGGTTTATTCCATTTTAAGAGAAATTTAGGAAAGAATAATAGTTTCAGAACAATTTTACTTTTAAACGGCTTATAAATTTGTTATAATACTTAGTTTTTATTGATGTTACGTCTTAATTGATTAGTGGTTTCTTTTTAGATAAAAACAAAAAAAAGGTAACATTTTATAATGCTACCTTTTAATACTTATTATGTTAATTGATTTATTTTTCTTTTTTCTGAATTTTAGAAGTGTTCGCTAGTTTATTCACTATTATTTTGGGGTTGTTATATAGGTAAACAGAACTTGATCCAGAAGCTTCCAATGTAATAGTATCTGTAACTTCTAAGATAGTTTCACTTGCTATTTCCGAAGTTAAATAACAGTTTTTTATAGTGAAGTTTTTACCATTAAACTCCGAGTTGTTATCCGCTCTAAGTGTTAAATCATCACAACCACCTTCAATTTCTGCATTTGCTCTTTGGTATAAATCGGCTTTTAAAATTGGAGAATTAATTAAAGCTTCCAATCTACTATTTCCATTTAGAATAACTTTAGATGTTTTGGCGGTTAAATTCAATTTAGTTTTAGATTTATCTAATCCTTCAAAATTGAAATTGTCCGTTTTTATTGTTAGTCCTACTTCAGAATTACCCGACACAATCAATGTAACATTATCAGCGTTTATTGTTGAAAGGCTATGCACTTCTGCATCATCCCGAGTTTCAATAGTCGTTAAAAAATTATCGTAAGCAACTTTAATTTTAAGTCGTTTTTTTGATGTAATCCGCTTTGTTAAATCTAAATTAAGGATGCTATCACGAACATCGAGAACAAAAAACTCATGAAGATTTTCATCAGCTTCTATTTCAATCGATGGCTCTTTAGCGTAAACTAAATCGATTTCAAATCCTTCATCAATTATTATTGTCTTAAAAGAATTTACAGGTGTTTGTTGTATGGTTACATTTCTATTACCTTTTACTTTTTCTACACTTTGGGTATGGCCAAAAAAGCAAAAACTTACTGCTATTAGTAGCGTAGGGAATTTATGTTTCATTTTATATATGAATTAATTATTAGAACAAATATAAAACAAAAACCATCCCAAACTTATATTTTAGTTTGGAATGGCTTTAATTAGGGCCTATAAAGGAAGAAAATTATCTCTTACTTATATTTCCAGATGAATTATTAGATTTGTCAACCTTTTCTGGATTTCCATAATATTTTACGTCACCACCACTAGTGGCCTTCGCTACTAATATTTTTTCTGTGTTTACACTAATATCAGCACCGCTTGTTGCTTTAACATTGCTGTATTGTGTTATTAATTCTTTGGCTTCAATATCGCTTCCGCTAGTGGCTTCGGCATTAAATTTTTCGGTTTTACCGGATATATTTAAATCACTTCCGCTAGTGGCTTTACAGCTTAAAATTTTTGAGTTTACATTTAATGTCATATCGCTTCCGCTTGTTGTTTTCAAATCTAATTCTTCAACTGTTAAAGTGTTTGTTGATGTAACATCGCTTCCGCTAGTTGCAATAATACTTGAAATATCTTTAAAACTTACAGTCACTTTTTTTGAAATACATCTACCTATATTTTCTTTAGTATGAATTTTTAAAACGCCATCTTCAACTTCTGTTAGAATTAGTTCTTGCAGGTTCTCGTCTGTTTCAACAATAATACTTTCGTTGTCGCTTTGTGTTAAATAAACATCCAAACCTTCGGTAGCTTTAATAGTCGAAAATGGTTTGGTAACTGTACGTGTTTCTGTTTGTAAATTGCCATTTCCTTTAACTCCGGAGTTAATGTTGATATCGAAATTGCAGGAGAATAAGCATAAACTTAAAAGTGTTGTTACAATAATTTTTGTTAGTGTTGTCATGATTGTTCGTGTTTTGATTGATGAAAGTTTTATTTATGATTATTAGTCCAAATATCTTTTAAATTAGGTTTAATTAATAACTTAAATATCTGAACTGTTGTTTTTTATTGATGAATTGAAAACTAATTTCATTTTTTTAGTGGAATTAAAGCTTCAATTGTTAATCTTCCGTGTTAATGTGAATGCCGTTTTTGTCAATTTTGAGTTTAACCTCTTCCGATTCTGCATTTATACCGTTTTCATCTATTTTCAAACGGTTCTCATCAGAGTTAACTTCAATACCTTCCTCATTTATTTTAACGTTTGGTGTATTAATTTCAATTTCTAAATCTTCATTTTCTTCTATAGGGCAGTCTAAACATTCAACTTCATTATCAAGAATTTTAAGATCATAATTCACATGTTCTCTTCTAATAATATTACCATCGTAGTTTCGGTAATAGATGTATGACTCTGTGTTTTTCTTGAAATTAACAATCATATTTTCTGGAATATATAAAACTACATCAACTTCTTGATCACTAAATTTATTTTTAGGGTCTGTTGTAAAATAAGAATCTAAAAGCAAAACATTATTTTTAAGTTCAAAATTGTAATCAATATTTTTTGCACGAGCTCTTGCTTTTTGATAATCACGACCATCGGCACTTTTTTCTAAAGCCACGGTGATGACTGAATCCGTAGTCGACTTCACTCTAATATCAATATCCGAAGAATAGATTATTTTATTCCCGTCATCGTCATGTGCTAATTTAAAATCACTGTGATTACGATATACGCTTGAACTAAAATTATCGTTACCAATCATTTTAATACTTAGTGTATCAATATTTGTAATTGGCAATTCGGTTTTTTCAATGTAAGTTTCATCAAAGGCGTGTTCACTAGCTTGGCGGATACCAATAACAATTAATCCAATTACAGAAATAAACCATAAGCCTAGTAAGGTGAATTTAGCAACATTACCAATAGATTTTAAATTGTTTACTAAAATTTTTAATCCAAGATAGAATAGAAAAAAGAAAGGAATACCAACAGCAAACAGCGTAAGTAGAGAAACAAACCAAATAGGAGTTTCGCCGGCATTAACAATATCTACCAAATCTAAACCAGGTATGTGTACAAAGTTGGCAACACCTACCGAAAACAAACCAATGATTAAAGCAATTAAAGCAGCGGCACCAATAAAAATTAATAAGATTCCTATAAATTTAGCAATCACTTTAAAAAAGAACATAATAATATCGCCAATAGTCTCGAAAAAACTTCTAGAAGACGATTTTATTTTACTGCCTTGTTTTTCAAAATCTATGTTTTTTGTAGCGTTAGAAACAGTATCTGAAACATTTTTTGCTGCTCCAGAAACAGAATCGGTTACGTTTTTAGCGACGTCGGTTACGGTTTCGGATACATTCTCAAAGCCGTCTTTAATTTTTTTTTCAATGTTGCTAATGTTAACAGGTTCGCCAGTCATCATTATTTTTTCGGCTGTTGTTTTAGCTTCTGGAACTAATACCCAAAGTAAAATATAAAGTAGAAGCCCTGTACCAAATCCGAAAAACAATAAAACCCAAACCAAACGAATCCAGATAGCATCTATACCTACATAATGAGCTAACCCAGAAGATACACCACCAATATACGAGTTGTCGGTATCACGAAATAGTTTTCTAGAAGTCGCTTTTTTTCTGGTATAAGTTTGCTGAGGTTCATCTTCAAAAATCTCATCATCCACCAAATAATCTTCTGGTTGGCCCATGATAGAAATAACTTCATCAACTTCTTTTACACGAATTACTTGGCGCTCAAGTAGAA from Algibacter sp. L1A34 includes these protein-coding regions:
- a CDS encoding T9SS type B sorting domain-containing protein, which codes for MNKLTFLKKISFLVIFLFCLASFAQLSKTHFIPPLTYADSDNALPQDQYIYLSTPSVTDVAYTIIPVGQPTSTYISGVVSNSSPVVIFIGNGDSQLFMPPAQTSTVTNNRGYIIEAQNSIYASVRMNAATTGAQAGALVSKGLAARGETFRIGTYTNENPQDNYLNFASVMATENNTEVVFSDLPAGLIIENYSGTTPITVNLNKGESYTIATNSNESTINTDGLIGTLVNSDKPIVVNCGSANGSFHNGNGRDYGIDQIVGLDKVGTEYIFVKGDGYDGWENILIVAHYDNTSVSINGNAAIATINAGEYYLIEGDQYINGNMYVETSQSVFAYQGIGATPSEANQGMYFVPPLSCETRGNLNNIANIESIGSTDFEGGISIVTKAGATVTVNNTALSNFFTTGPIAVTGKPDYVTYKVVGLTGNISVQSTDELYCAYFNFNGAATSGSFYSGFPTPPEINFNAVFESLGNCIPNVTLEVANMDNFDSVEWFFDDGSGSGFVTTGITTFQIIPTVSGTYKLVGELLCSGLKLESLDVPVSICPDDGDTDGIPDNIDIDNDNDGILNCTESYGNQIINLSNINSGSIPIGAYTFSGNTTVTNNTATTPISGNSDGVFTSEVSIKTGDPESNTTYQLSFNKPLNLLVNYPDNTFTGSGTLNTNQEFVIRVPSTRTITLLDPDDQLLIDSDFDGIYETGITQISAFEIRFKSKTSLAFGAATFTFSAHSVNQITYIHKNISDTNSNQATFQIAATCVGKDNDLDGIDDSLDLDSDNDGIPDFIENQGKFVTLSNIDADSNGLDDIYDITATLIDTDNDGVLDVYDLDSDNDGIYDLIETGVLGTNVIDNDLDGIDDGPSFGTNGWIDRAETSADSNQIGYTLSDFDNDTVFSYIDLDSDGDTCFDVIEAGFSDANMDNYLGDTATITVDTNGLVNNTSDGYTIPDFSYLTNAPISITTQPADVAICESYDASITIISDEAETFQWEVSTDGSTWNTIIDDTNYSNSQTATLSISDTPLTFNSNQYRVKLDRSGNSCGLYSESMTLTVNALSNVNSPVILIQCDDADPTTLGYSYFNLTEANNEISSNAVNETFSYYLTQAAAKLGDETSLDFITDPTTFLNRTISNDIVWARVDNPLNCGNIAEIQLNVSTTVIPSSLLITFNQCDDFLDIDGNDTANNNQRDGIATFDFSSVNTTLLSLIPSGQNPLPPRYYRNEADALAEINEITDISNYRNIGYPNSQTIYVRVDSNISNDCLGLGGHILLTVEPLPIANPVTINRACDDDTDGAYPFDTSNLENDVLGTQNPADVDISYFDTAGDPLLYSNGTPVISPISSTFLTSNQTITVRVTNATSSAPDGPCFDETAVEFIVDESPIANPINPIIVCDGQSGDIDDDGMYPFDTSTFSNTILGSQTGMNINYTYLDESGVSVINSSLPNPLITESQNILVEVTNPANTICMATTTIELVVNPLPNFTVDSPLIVCTSDPTFSVNIDPIEASVIDNFTYEWYFEDGTFLSNQSTLDNVTVAGTYSVTLTKTDGTGCSRTRDIIVTASELANITQDDVTIIDISNNNSVIIDPINLGSGDYEYALREDGSNFITYQSEPVFTNVRPGFYTIYVKDDICGTAELDISIIGYAKFFTPNGDNYNDYWQVKGLNSQVQPNSLIFVYDRYGKLLKQFLAGSIGWDGTFNGNALPSDDYWFNVQLEDGRHFSGHFTLKR
- a CDS encoding GIN domain-containing protein; amino-acid sequence: MKHKFPTLLIAVSFCFFGHTQSVEKVKGNRNVTIQQTPVNSFKTIIIDEGFEIDLVYAKEPSIEIEADENLHEFFVLDVRDSILNLDLTKRITSKKRLKIKVAYDNFLTTIETRDDAEVHSLSTINADNVTLIVSGNSEVGLTIKTDNFNFEGLDKSKTKLNLTAKTSKVILNGNSRLEALINSPILKADLYQRANAEIEGGCDDLTLRADNNSEFNGKNFTIKNCYLTSEIASETILEVTDTITLEASGSSSVYLYNNPKIIVNKLANTSKIQKKEK
- a CDS encoding head GIN domain-containing protein; its protein translation is MTTLTKIIVTTLLSLCLFSCNFDININSGVKGNGNLQTETRTVTKPFSTIKATEGLDVYLTQSDNESIIVETDENLQELILTEVEDGVLKIHTKENIGRCISKKVTVSFKDISSIIATSGSDVTSTNTLTVEELDLKTTSGSDMTLNVNSKILSCKATSGSDLNISGKTEKFNAEATSGSDIEAKELITQYSNVKATSGADISVNTEKILVAKATSGGDVKYYGNPEKVDKSNNSSGNISKR
- a CDS encoding PspC domain-containing protein, which translates into the protein MNKTVNINLAGIFFHIDEDAYIKLQRYLEAIKRSFTDSQGRSEIIADIEARIAELFNERVLLERQVIRVKEVDEVISIMGQPEDYLVDDEIFEDEPQQTYTRKKATSRKLFRDTDNSYIGGVSSGLAHYVGIDAIWIRLVWVLLFFGFGTGLLLYILLWVLVPEAKTTAEKIMMTGEPVNISNIEKKIKDGFENVSETVTDVAKNVTDSVSGAAKNVSDTVSNATKNIDFEKQGSKIKSSSRSFFETIGDIIMFFFKVIAKFIGILLIFIGAAALIALIIGLFSVGVANFVHIPGLDLVDIVNAGETPIWFVSLLTLFAVGIPFFFLFYLGLKILVNNLKSIGNVAKFTLLGLWFISVIGLIVIGIRQASEHAFDETYIEKTELPITNIDTLSIKMIGNDNFSSSVYRNHSDFKLAHDDDGNKIIYSSDIDIRVKSTTDSVITVALEKSADGRDYQKARARAKNIDYNFELKNNVLLLDSYFTTDPKNKFSDQEVDVVLYIPENMIVNFKKNTESYIYYRNYDGNIIRREHVNYDLKILDNEVECLDCPIEENEDLEIEINTPNVKINEEGIEVNSDENRLKIDENGINAESEEVKLKIDKNGIHINTED